A stretch of DNA from Calditrichota bacterium:
GTTTACACAAACAAGAAAGAAACCATCAGCGACAGTGAGATTAGCCCCCAGAAACGTGAGAAAATCTCAAAGAATTTCACGGAGGTTTCTATTATAATTCTCAGCGCCAATAACATGCCCATCGGATCTGATTTTAAGTTTTATCTCAGCGTAGATTCAACAAACCTCTTTTCAGATGAGATTGCGGACTCATCCGAAAAAGTAATTTTATATAGCCAGATAACTGCAGCAGGCACAAATGCTGCCGGGTTTGTAAACAGTACAAAGAACGGAGAACATATCCTGAGGCTAAACAATAGTCAGATTGCTATTTTTGAGCAAAGCCCGCTTTATTATGGTGCAAAGGTTTCTGTTGGCAGCACAGAAAAACCTGTACGTTTTCGCAGCAGCGATCAATTACGCTTTGATACCATTTTAAATTTTGACGTGGATATGGATCCGGATGATTTTTAAGGTAGGAGCTGTCTCTGACAGCGAAGATTCTCAGAAAAAATATTTTATTACTGCGATCATACTCAGGAGAGTATTCCTACCAAAAGACGATTGACAAAATTATCGAAATGTAGGAAAACTATGAAAAATATAATTATAATCTTGATCGTCAGTTTCCAACTTTTATCTGCTCAAACTTTCGATGGAGCAAGTTTGGGAATGGCGGGAAATTATTCTGCGCATAGCCGTGGGATAAATGCCATCGCCTGGAATCCTGCCAATCTTTCCATGTACAGGGCAAGTAATTTTGAATTAAACCTTGTTGCAATCAACGCTGCGTTATCGAGCGGTTTATCAATAAGCGATTATAATACATACTTTACCGATGCAGGACACAATGGAAGATGGAGTAAAAATGACCGTCATGAAATAATTGATCTGTTCTCAGGGAAGGGATTAGGCTTGGAAATGGATCTCAATACAAATCTTTTAGGATTTGTTAGTGGTAATTTTGGATTTGGGATTCAGTTTATTAGCAGCGGTAATGCAAACATTAAAGCCGGCAAACCACTTGAGATTTTTTTATTTGGCGAAACCTTTGAGCGTGATTACTCCTTTTCAGAAAAAGATGTTCTTGATGCTTCGTTTTACAGCGCTATCAAAAACTCAATTGCTTATAGTTATATGATAAAACTGGATCGGCGTAAATATACTTTTTCGCATCTTTCATTTGGAGTAAACCTTAACTATTACCTTGGACTTGCTGTGGCCCAATCGCAACAATCATCCGTAAATATGCAAAGAATCGATACAGGTGGTCTGGAGTCCCGTGAAGAGATGTTTCGGTATCAGACAGATGTTGAAGCACGCACGTCTGATCCCACCAACGGATTAGCAGGGAAAGGTTTTGGTCTCGATTTTGGAATAAGCACCCGTTTCGCTCGTGCCTGGCACGTCTCTTTAAGTTTTAGTAATCTATTTGCAAAAATCAATTGGGATGGAAATCCACAAACTGTCAATTATTCCCGGATCGATTCAACTTACTGGTTCGCAGAATCCGGACAGGACACAAGTTATACGACAGAAGTGAAAACACAGGGAAAATCATTTTCCACACCCCTACCAACAATAATGCGTGCGGGTGTCCGTTTACGATTGTTATATAATTTAACTTTAACTGCTGATTGGCATCAGGGCTTAAACAATAGTTTTGGAAATTCTACTGTACCACGGATTGGAGCCGGTGCAGAGTACAAACCATTCAAATGGCTTCCTTTGCGTTCCGGCATGGCAGTTGGTGGAAAAGATACTTTTTTATTTGGAATTGGCAGTGGGTTGCATTTTAGTTTTATGGAACTGGATTTTTCTTACGCTATGCGTAAAGCCTTACTGCCCATTTATTCCGATGGTTTCTACACAGCATTTAGTTTGAAGTTTTTGCTTTAGTTGTTATGCGTTTTTTTATCAATTAACAATAACCTAAAAGCAAGTACAAAAATAACCAGCATTAATATTCCAGGGATCCAAAATGTTGAAATGCCGATAAGACCATATATTATCCCACCGGTAATAAGACCAATAATGCTGGCCAAACTGCCTGTACTGCTGGCATAACCCTGTACTGCACCCTGATATTTTTCTCCGGCAACTTTTGAGAGAATTGACAAAAATGATGGCCACATTAAACCATTGCCCAATGAGAAAAACAGCACCGCAATAAATATGTAAACCTCATTTTTGTTTAGAAAAAGAAAAAAGCTTAACCCTAACAAAATGCTACCAAAAATAATTAGGATCCCATCAGAAAACTTACCTGAAATTTTATTCAATAGAGGACCTTCAACCAAAACTAAAATTAGCCCGATCAATGAAAAGAAAATCCCAAGCTTTAAAAGACTCCAATCGAGGCTTTGTATTGCATGAATGGGAAATGCCACATAAAAAAAATTAAATGCCAGAAAAATGAGAAAATATAAAATCAGTATTAATGGGATATCTTTTAGTTTAAGTATATTTTTTAATGTTGCCTTTTCGGCGCCTTCTAGTTTGTAGCACTCTTTCTGCTCCTGACCAAAAACCTTATTAATTCTCTTTTCATCCAGCTGTTTGGATAAAACACATGGGTTGGACTCGGGCATTTTGAATGCAATAACAAATACTGCTATCAAAGATATCATCATTGCCATAATAACCGGAAGAAGTTCACCCAAAATGGTTCCACCCAAAACTCCTGCAAGAGCCGGCCCAATTATAAATCCTAAATTTGCAGATGCAGCCATCTTGCCAAAATTGCTTTTTCTGTCGTTATCTGAAGTTACATCAGCTAAATATGCATTTGCTACAGATACATTTCCGCCTGTAATCCCATCCAATGCCCTGGCTGCAAACAAGAGAAGTAAGGGAATTGTTAAGATGAAAACTCCAACAAATGAAGAGTCGATGTGTATCAGGGTTGTGTTTGGAATAAGGAGAGCTATAATAAATAATATCCAGGCAAGAAAGGTTCCTACCTGGCTTAATAAAAGGATTTTTTTTCTGCCAAACTTATCAGACCACCTCCCGAGTATTGGAGCACCGATAAGTTGAAAGAATGAATAGGTTGCCCCCATTATACCGTAGATTAATTCATTACCACCTAATTTGATTACCAAAACAATTAGAAAAGGTAATATAATGCTGTAGCCAAGAGTGCCTATAAAATTAACTAAAAGAATCGGGAAAATAGAAAGTTGATTTTTTATTGAAATCGCCTTTTCGGTTTATTCTTTAATTTTTATCATCTTTAAAATTATTATGCCAATGGGTTCCATCGCAGAAAGGCTTGTTTTTAGAACCACCGCAACGGCACATAGTAAAGTGCTCTTCTGATGCTCCTTCAGCGCGTTTTGTATCTAGCAGTTCCGGACCTCCGGAAACTACGTATGGACCGTTTGGAGCAATAAAAATTGATGGTTCGGCTTCCCGGTCACGATGTTCTTTTTCATCGATGGAATAGCTTAATGCGCCGGATGGGCATTTTTGTATTGTTTCTATAATTTCATTAACAGAAGCAGAATCAGGATGAATCCATGGCTCTTCATTCAAATGAAAAACCGCTGCAAGTCCATCTGTACAACGACCGGCATGGGCGCAAATACCCCTGTTATCATGGATGGTAATTTTTTTACCTTTGTAATTATCTCTTTTGTCTTCGATACGACCCTCAAGCTTTGCAGATGAAAATCCGTGTTTAGCATGAGTCCCATCACAAAAAGGTTTATTGGCTGAACCTCCACACCTGCAAAGAGCCATTGTTTCTTTAGATTCTATCAACCCTTTTTGATTGGCAAAATTTTCCAGGTTTTTTACTAAATATGGCCCATTGGGAGTCGGGACAATACTTGGTTTCTTTTTTGAACCCATTTTTATTCCTTTCTTTTTTTATAAAAACACTACCCATGAAAGTTTATCCTTTTGCTGAATTGTTTGAAACAGGATCTGCTGTTCTTGAACCCATGTATTGTTTGGTTATTTTTTCTGCTGATCTACCGGCGACATATCCACCCAAGCCAATTTGCAGCAATAACCAGGCTTCATCAGCTAAAGGATTTGCCAACCAACCAAAACTATCCAGCACAACCAAAACCAAAAATGTTAACATGGTAATCGGGCGCCAACTCCTTTGCAGCCATGATTGCCCCGTTGCCTCTGCTGTTATAATTTTAGTTTTATTTTCAAGCAATTGGCTCTCATAGTCAATCACTTTGGCAAGTAGTTCATTCTCTACTTTTTTTATCTGTGCCTGCATTTGCAATTTCTCTTCATCGCTGGTATGAAGTTCATCAACAAGTTTTACGGCAGGTTCAAATATGCTGCTTATAAAAGAAAATACACTCATAGGTGCCCCCTTTGGGTTAGGTTCTTCATTTATATCTGTTAGCTTTTGATTTGTTTAAAAGATTTATAATGTGATTCGATCCATTTTCCATATTTTACTTTTTGGCCGCTGCCATTATATCCGGCTGCAAAACCTTCAAAATCAAGTGATCTTAATTTTCTAACCATCGGATCAGAGAAAAAATCAAACAATCCGTTAATATGTGCTGAAATATCTGTGGCAAAACTGTTAAACATTTCTTTTATGGATTGATAGCCAATCCGTTCAAAGTGAAATCCCATTATTTGTGGTGCTCCCATACTTATAGAAAGCATTGCACTATCTGCATCAATACTTCGCGCAAATTCAAAAACCTGCCATTCTTTGGATTGGTTTCCATGAAAACCCTGCCACTCCTCGTTTTCAGTTTTTCGCCATTTATGCTTCGTCCAAACTTTATCAGAATTATATTGGAAATGCTTACGGAAATCTGCAGGGTTTTTCTTTCCCCAATACTTCCAAAACTTGTGGTTTTCAAAACGAATTATCATCCGATTATCATTGTTTTGCTCAAATCCTTTTCCTGAACTTTCTACACATAAAACTGCAACAGCACAAGCGACATCAATTTCATTTTTCTTGCTAAGCCGGTTAAGCAAACCACCATATCTGTTCCAGGTCATCGCCACTTTCTTTTGCTCAGATGTCCCGGAAACCGGAAGTATTTGTAACGGTTGCAATTTATCAGTTAAAGATTCTGCAACTTCAGGTTTGGTCTCATTTTCTTCATCAGCGTTATCTGCAACAGTTATTTTACCTTGTTCTTCATCAGGTTCAATTCTTTTCAGAAACTTATTGAAGACATACGCGCTGGATCCGTTAAACAATATTTCACTCCAGGCACCAATATCTGCTTCAACTGTAAGTTTCATAGCATTTTTAACCTGCCCCAAAATCTGTGCTTTTTTATCTGGTTTTTGTCTTACGTTAAGTGTGGCTGCAATAACATCAGCTTGATATGATTTTGTTTGAGCAAAAAGATCTACATATTTAGAAAGTACAAAACCGATGCCGTTATTAAATTCTATTTCCAACCAATCAGGAATTTGTGAAACAATAGAAACTTTTGTTCCACTAAATAGAGTACCTAAAATTAATCCCGATGCAGTTGGTACATCCCTTACGTTTAAAAGGGCTGTATTTACAAATCCATACAGCTTAGAAACTTGAGGTTGAATTTCCATATATATTTTTGAAACAAACCCAATTGAATCATTAAATGGGATTTGCAACCAATTGTTATCAACCTCTGTAACATCAACAACAGAGCCTTCGTTTAAAACGCCAAGGATTTGACCGGAAATATTTGGAATAGAGCGGACATTTAAAGCGGAAGCAGAAACGGTTGCTAACATATTTTTATCTCCTATAAATTTTTTAAGAGATTTACTATTTTTATGATTATATCGTTAAGTAGAAATCCTGTTGTCTGTAGGTCAAAAAAAACAGGGTTTTTAAAATTGATGTACTAAAATCAGCCATAATTTGTTTTGGTTAGATTAAACAATAAACCTATACAAAATTAATCCCATTAAGATATATTATCTTAAACTAACTTGGCCGTTTTGTTATTCTAGGAGTTTTGGTTATTTAGCCCACGTGCTTTTAAAACGAGTTTGGATTTTAAGTCGTGTAGATTCTTTTCAAGACCAACCGGGTATTGATGCGGGTTAACAAAACGTTTTATTCCCCGATGAAAAGATTGAAGTTCTTTTTGTGCAAATTTGCGAATCGAATGAATATCCGGAGAATCGTAAACGCATTCCCCATTTTTAAAA
This window harbors:
- a CDS encoding MFS transporter encodes the protein MSIKNQLSIFPILLVNFIGTLGYSIILPFLIVLVIKLGGNELIYGIMGATYSFFQLIGAPILGRWSDKFGRKKILLLSQVGTFLAWILFIIALLIPNTTLIHIDSSFVGVFILTIPLLLLFAARALDGITGGNVSVANAYLADVTSDNDRKSNFGKMAASANLGFIIGPALAGVLGGTILGELLPVIMAMMISLIAVFVIAFKMPESNPCVLSKQLDEKRINKVFGQEQKECYKLEGAEKATLKNILKLKDIPLILILYFLIFLAFNFFYVAFPIHAIQSLDWSLLKLGIFFSLIGLILVLVEGPLLNKISGKFSDGILIIFGSILLGLSFFLFLNKNEVYIFIAVLFFSLGNGLMWPSFLSILSKVAGEKYQGAVQGYASSTGSLASIIGLITGGIIYGLIGISTFWIPGILMLVIFVLAFRLLLIDKKTHNN
- a CDS encoding DUF3380 domain-containing protein, with the translated sequence MLATVSASALNVRSIPNISGQILGVLNEGSVVDVTEVDNNWLQIPFNDSIGFVSKIYMEIQPQVSKLYGFVNTALLNVRDVPTASGLILGTLFSGTKVSIVSQIPDWLEIEFNNGIGFVLSKYVDLFAQTKSYQADVIAATLNVRQKPDKKAQILGQVKNAMKLTVEADIGAWSEILFNGSSAYVFNKFLKRIEPDEEQGKITVADNADEENETKPEVAESLTDKLQPLQILPVSGTSEQKKVAMTWNRYGGLLNRLSKKNEIDVACAVAVLCVESSGKGFEQNNDNRMIIRFENHKFWKYWGKKNPADFRKHFQYNSDKVWTKHKWRKTENEEWQGFHGNQSKEWQVFEFARSIDADSAMLSISMGAPQIMGFHFERIGYQSIKEMFNSFATDISAHINGLFDFFSDPMVRKLRSLDFEGFAAGYNGSGQKVKYGKWIESHYKSFKQIKS